A stretch of the Serratia marcescens genome encodes the following:
- the pssA gene encoding CDP-diacylglycerol--serine O-phosphatidyltransferase: MLSKFKRSKHQQHLAQLPKLPQTVADVRTLYAPSDFRTTLLDAIANATQRIYLVALYLEHDDAGREILNALYQAKQRRPELEICVLVDWHRAQRGRIGAAAANTNADWYCAMAGQHPEQSVPIYGVPVNTREALGVLHLKGFVVDDTVIYSGASINDVYLHQHEKYRYDRYQLITNEVLADTLIDYIKQHLLTAGAVQRLDRSDRPKSPEIKNETRLFRFALRRAGYHFRGKAGNDELAVTPLVGLGKQSVLNKTIHHLMSCADQKLTLCTPYFNLPALLVRNIIYLLRQGKQVEIIVGDKTANDFYIPEDQPFKIIGALPYLYEINLRRFLSRLQRYIDTGQLIVRLWKDGDNSYHLKGMWVDEEWQLITGNNLNPRAWRLDLENAILIHDPKQEMREQRQKELECIRTHTTVVGHYQELQSIQQYPIKVRKLIRRLRRIRIDRLISRIL; the protein is encoded by the coding sequence ATGTTGTCAAAATTTAAACGTAGCAAACATCAACAACACCTTGCACAACTGCCCAAACTCCCCCAGACGGTTGCTGATGTTCGTACGTTGTACGCGCCGTCCGATTTTCGCACCACGCTGCTGGACGCCATCGCCAACGCCACCCAACGCATCTATCTGGTGGCTCTATATCTGGAGCATGACGACGCCGGGCGCGAGATCCTCAACGCACTGTATCAGGCCAAGCAGCGGCGGCCCGAGCTGGAAATCTGCGTGCTGGTCGACTGGCATCGCGCACAGCGCGGGCGCATCGGTGCCGCCGCCGCCAATACCAATGCCGACTGGTACTGCGCCATGGCCGGCCAACATCCCGAGCAGTCGGTGCCGATCTACGGCGTGCCGGTCAATACCCGCGAAGCGCTGGGCGTACTGCACCTGAAGGGCTTTGTGGTCGACGATACCGTGATCTACAGCGGCGCCAGCATCAATGACGTTTATCTGCATCAGCATGAGAAATACCGTTACGATCGCTACCAGCTGATCACCAACGAGGTGTTGGCCGATACCCTGATCGATTACATCAAGCAGCATCTGCTCACCGCCGGCGCCGTACAGCGCCTCGATCGCAGCGATCGGCCGAAAAGCCCGGAGATCAAAAACGAGACCCGTCTGTTCCGTTTCGCCCTGCGCCGCGCCGGTTACCACTTCCGTGGCAAGGCCGGAAACGATGAGTTGGCGGTGACGCCGCTGGTTGGGCTTGGCAAGCAAAGCGTGCTGAATAAAACCATTCACCACCTGATGTCGTGCGCCGACCAGAAACTGACGCTGTGTACCCCCTATTTCAATCTGCCGGCGCTGCTGGTGCGCAACATCATTTATCTGTTGCGCCAGGGCAAACAGGTGGAGATCATCGTCGGCGACAAGACCGCCAACGACTTCTATATTCCGGAAGACCAGCCGTTCAAAATCATCGGCGCGCTGCCCTACCTGTACGAGATCAACCTGCGCCGCTTTCTGAGCCGCTTGCAGCGCTATATCGACACCGGGCAGCTGATCGTGCGTCTGTGGAAGGATGGCGATAACAGCTATCACCTGAAAGGCATGTGGGTAGACGAAGAGTGGCAGCTGATTACCGGTAATAACCTTAACCCGCGCGCCTGGCGGCTGGATCTGGAAAATGCCATTCTGATCCACGATCCCAAGCAGGAAATGCGCGAGCAGCGGCAAAAAGAGCTGGAATGCATCCGCACTCACACCACCGTGGTCGGTCACTATCAGGAGCTGCAAAGCATTCAGCAATACCCGATCAAGGTGCGTAAGCTGATTCGCCGTCTGCGGCGTATCCGCATCGATCGGCTGATTAGCCGTATCCTGTAA
- a CDS encoding MFS family transporter, with amino-acid sequence MTETTSALGDEHGVEQGALDNKKRIFAIVGASSGNLVEWFDFYVYSFCSIYFAASFFPAGNSTTQLLQTAGVFAAGFFMRPIGGWLFGYIADKHGRKNSMLISVCMMCAGSLVIACLPTYESIGSWAPALLLIARLFQGLSVGGEYGTSATYMSEVAIKGRRGFYASFQYVTLIGGQLLALLVLVILQQILSGEELKAWGWRIPFALGALLAVVALYLRRSLNETSDAKTRNHKDAGSLTGLWKNRKAFVMVLGFTAAGSLTFYTFTTYMQKYLVNTAGMDAKLASAIMTVALFVFMLLQPTVGAFSDKIGRRSSMLIFSALATVLTVPILFALKGVTNPFMAFGLIVLALFVVSFYTAISGLLKAEMFPPEVRALGVGLSYAVANALFGGSAEYVALSLKSFGVENAFFWYVSGMCLLALLVSLRLHRKGKEIQL; translated from the coding sequence ATGACAGAAACAACCTCGGCTCTTGGGGATGAGCACGGCGTCGAACAGGGAGCGCTGGATAACAAGAAGCGCATTTTTGCCATCGTCGGGGCTTCATCAGGCAATCTGGTGGAGTGGTTTGATTTTTACGTTTACTCCTTCTGTTCCATTTACTTTGCCGCCTCGTTCTTTCCGGCGGGCAACAGCACCACGCAGCTGTTGCAAACCGCTGGGGTGTTCGCCGCCGGCTTCTTTATGCGACCTATCGGCGGTTGGTTATTCGGCTACATCGCTGACAAGCATGGCCGAAAAAACTCAATGCTGATTTCGGTCTGCATGATGTGCGCCGGGTCGCTGGTGATCGCCTGCCTGCCGACGTATGAATCGATCGGCAGCTGGGCACCGGCGCTGCTGCTGATTGCCCGCCTGTTCCAAGGGCTGTCGGTGGGAGGTGAATATGGCACCAGCGCCACCTACATGAGCGAGGTGGCAATCAAGGGGCGGCGCGGCTTTTACGCGTCGTTCCAGTACGTAACGCTGATCGGCGGGCAACTGCTGGCGCTGCTGGTCTTGGTGATCTTGCAGCAGATATTGTCCGGTGAAGAGCTAAAGGCCTGGGGATGGCGTATCCCGTTTGCGCTCGGTGCGCTGTTGGCGGTGGTGGCGCTGTACCTGCGCCGTTCGCTGAATGAAACCTCTGATGCGAAGACGCGTAACCACAAAGATGCCGGTTCGCTGACGGGGCTGTGGAAAAACCGCAAGGCGTTTGTGATGGTGCTGGGCTTTACCGCCGCCGGTTCGCTGACCTTCTACACCTTCACCACCTATATGCAGAAATATCTGGTGAACACCGCCGGTATGGACGCCAAGCTGGCCAGCGCCATCATGACCGTCGCGCTGTTCGTCTTTATGCTGCTGCAGCCGACGGTCGGCGCGTTCTCGGATAAAATCGGCCGTCGCAGCTCGATGCTGATCTTCTCGGCATTGGCCACCGTACTGACGGTGCCGATCCTGTTTGCCTTGAAAGGGGTAACCAATCCCTTTATGGCGTTCGGTCTGATCGTGCTGGCGTTGTTCGTCGTCAGCTTTTACACCGCGATCAGCGGGTTGCTTAAAGCCGAGATGTTCCCGCCAGAGGTGCGTGCGTTAGGGGTGGGCTTGTCTTATGCGGTAGCGAATGCCCTGTTCGGCGGCTCGGCGGAATATGTCGCGTTGTCGCTTAAATCGTTCGGCGTGGAAAATGCCTTCTTCTGGTATGTTTCCGGCATGTGCCTGCTGGCGCTATTGGTCTCGCTCCGGCTGCATCGTAAAGGCAAGGAGATACAGCTGTAA
- the gmhB gene encoding D-glycero-beta-D-manno-heptose 1,7-bisphosphate 7-phosphatase: MTQSVPAIFLDRDGTINVDHGYVHEIDNFHFIDGVIDACRELKKMGFALVMVTNQSGIARGKFSEDQFMYLTEWMDWSLADRDVDFDGIYFCPHHPEAVVEEYRQVCDCRKPQPGMLLQAQQELNIDMAASYMVGDKPEDMQAAIAAGVGTKVLVRTGKPVTEQGEKLADWVLNSLADLPAAIKKRV, from the coding sequence GTGACACAAAGCGTTCCAGCAATTTTTCTCGATCGTGACGGTACGATTAACGTTGACCATGGCTATGTCCATGAAATCGACAATTTCCACTTTATTGACGGCGTGATTGACGCCTGTCGCGAACTCAAAAAGATGGGCTTCGCGCTGGTGATGGTGACCAACCAGTCCGGCATTGCGCGCGGCAAGTTCAGCGAAGACCAATTTATGTACCTGACCGAGTGGATGGACTGGTCGCTGGCCGATCGCGACGTCGACTTCGACGGCATCTATTTCTGCCCGCACCATCCGGAGGCAGTAGTAGAAGAGTATCGTCAGGTGTGTGACTGCCGTAAACCGCAGCCGGGCATGCTGCTGCAAGCGCAGCAGGAATTGAACATCGATATGGCCGCTTCTTATATGGTGGGCGATAAACCGGAAGATATGCAGGCGGCGATCGCGGCCGGCGTTGGCACCAAGGTGCTGGTGCGTACCGGCAAACCGGTGACCGAGCAGGGCGAAAAGCTGGCCGATTGGGTGCTAAATAGCCTGGCGGACCTGCCGGCAGCCATCAAAAAGCGGGTTTAA
- the metN gene encoding methionine ABC transporter ATP-binding protein MetN yields the protein MIKLSNITKVFQQGSRTITALSDVTLHVPAGQIYGVIGSSGAGKSTLIRCANMLERPTSGQVLVDGQDLTSLSESELTRARRQIGMIFQHFNLLSSRTVFGNVALPLELDNTPRAEIKKRVTELLELVGLADKHDAYPANLSGGQKQRVAIARALASNPKVLLCDEATSALDPATTRSILELLKDINRRLGLTILLITHEMDVVKRICDQVAVISQGQLIEKDSVSEVFSHPKTPLAQQFIQSTLHLDIPDDYAARLSPERQGDRQPLLRLEFTGQSVDAPLLSEAARRFNVNNNIISAQMDYAGGVKFGVMLAELHGSDEDALATIKFLQENQVKVEVLGYV from the coding sequence ATGATTAAACTTTCTAACATTACTAAAGTGTTCCAGCAGGGTTCGCGCACCATTACCGCGCTCTCTGACGTGACCCTTCACGTCCCTGCCGGGCAAATCTATGGCGTTATCGGGTCTTCCGGCGCCGGCAAAAGCACGCTGATCCGCTGCGCCAACATGCTGGAGCGTCCAACGTCCGGCCAGGTCCTGGTCGATGGTCAGGATCTGACTTCGCTGTCGGAAAGCGAACTGACGCGCGCCCGTCGCCAAATCGGCATGATCTTCCAGCACTTCAACCTGCTCTCTTCCCGCACGGTATTCGGCAACGTGGCGCTGCCGCTGGAGCTGGACAATACCCCGCGCGCCGAGATCAAAAAGCGCGTGACCGAACTGCTGGAGCTGGTCGGCCTGGCGGACAAACACGACGCCTACCCGGCCAACCTGTCCGGCGGCCAGAAACAGCGCGTGGCGATCGCCCGCGCGCTGGCCAGCAACCCGAAAGTACTGCTGTGCGACGAAGCCACCAGCGCGTTGGATCCTGCCACCACCCGTTCCATCCTGGAACTGCTGAAAGACATCAACCGCCGCCTGGGCCTGACCATTCTGCTCATCACCCACGAAATGGACGTGGTGAAACGCATCTGCGACCAGGTCGCGGTCATTAGCCAGGGGCAGCTGATCGAAAAAGACAGCGTCAGCGAAGTGTTCTCGCACCCGAAAACCCCGCTGGCCCAGCAGTTCATTCAGTCCACGCTGCATCTCGATATCCCGGACGACTACGCCGCGCGCCTGTCGCCGGAACGTCAGGGCGACCGCCAGCCGCTTTTGCGCCTGGAATTCACCGGCCAGTCGGTCGATGCGCCGCTGCTGTCTGAAGCCGCTCGCCGCTTCAACGTGAACAACAACATTATCAGCGCCCAGATGGATTATGCCGGCGGCGTGAAATTCGGCGTGATGCTGGCGGAGCTGCACGGCAGCGACGAAGACGCGCTGGCGACGATTAAGTTCCTGCAAGAAAATCAGGTAAAAGTAGAGGTTCTGGGTTATGTCTGA
- a CDS encoding methionine ABC transporter permease MetI encodes MSEAMMWLMARGVWETVMMTFVSGFFGFVLGLPVGVLLYVTRPGQIIANNSLYKILSGLVNIFRSIPFIILLVWMIPFTRMIVGTSIGLQAAIVPLTVGAAPFIARMVENALLEIPSGLVEAARAMGATPMQIIKKVLLPEALPGLVNAATITLITLVGYSAMGGAVGAGGLGQIGYQYGYIGYNATVMNTVLVLLVVLVYLIQFCGDRIVKAVTHK; translated from the coding sequence ATGTCTGAGGCAATGATGTGGTTGATGGCGCGTGGCGTGTGGGAAACCGTCATGATGACCTTTGTCTCCGGCTTCTTCGGTTTCGTGCTCGGCCTGCCGGTAGGCGTGCTGCTGTATGTCACCCGCCCGGGGCAAATCATCGCCAACAACTCGCTGTATAAAATCCTGTCCGGGCTGGTGAACATCTTCCGTTCGATCCCGTTCATTATCCTGCTGGTTTGGATGATTCCGTTTACCCGCATGATCGTCGGCACCTCTATCGGTCTGCAGGCGGCCATCGTGCCGTTGACCGTGGGCGCCGCGCCGTTCATCGCGCGCATGGTGGAAAACGCCCTGCTGGAGATCCCGTCCGGCCTGGTGGAAGCGGCGCGCGCCATGGGCGCCACGCCGATGCAGATCATCAAGAAAGTGTTGCTGCCGGAAGCCTTGCCGGGTCTGGTCAACGCCGCAACCATCACGCTGATCACCTTGGTGGGCTACTCCGCCATGGGCGGCGCGGTCGGCGCCGGCGGCCTGGGCCAAATCGGTTACCAATACGGTTATATCGGTTATAACGCCACAGTGATGAATACCGTATTAGTATTACTGGTAGTTTTGGTTTATCTGATCCAGTTCTGCGGCGATCGCATCGTCAAAGCCGTTACCCATAAATAG
- a CDS encoding MetQ/NlpA family lipoprotein, whose translation MSLKFKSIAAIGALIGTLALAGCGQDEKNPNHIKVGVIVGAEQQVAEVAQKVAKEKYGLDVELVTFNDYVLPNEALSKGDIDLNAFQHKPYLDQQIKDRGYKLVPVGSTFVYPIAGYSKKIKSLDELKEGSQIALPNDPTNLGRSLLLLQKVGLIKLKDGVGLLPTVLDVTENPKNLKLVELEAPQLPRSLDDQQIALAVINTTYASQIGLTPAKDGLFVEDKDSPYVNLLVAREDNKDAENVKKFVQAYQSDEVDAAANKIFNGGAVKGW comes from the coding sequence ATGTCGTTAAAATTTAAATCCATCGCGGCAATTGGCGCACTGATCGGCACTCTGGCTCTGGCGGGCTGTGGCCAGGATGAAAAGAATCCAAACCATATCAAGGTCGGCGTGATCGTCGGCGCTGAGCAGCAAGTGGCTGAAGTCGCTCAGAAAGTGGCGAAAGAGAAATACGGTCTGGACGTTGAGCTGGTAACCTTCAACGACTACGTGTTGCCTAACGAAGCGCTGAGCAAAGGCGATATCGATCTGAACGCCTTCCAGCACAAGCCGTACCTGGATCAGCAAATCAAAGATCGCGGCTACAAGCTGGTGCCGGTCGGCAGCACCTTTGTTTACCCGATTGCCGGTTACTCCAAGAAAATCAAATCGCTGGACGAGCTGAAAGAGGGTTCTCAGATCGCACTGCCTAACGATCCGACCAACCTGGGCCGTTCGCTGCTGCTGCTGCAGAAAGTCGGCTTGATCAAACTGAAGGACGGCGTTGGCCTGTTGCCGACCGTGCTGGACGTGACCGAGAACCCGAAAAACCTGAAGCTGGTTGAGCTGGAAGCGCCTCAGTTGCCACGTTCTCTGGACGATCAGCAGATCGCGCTGGCGGTGATCAACACCACCTACGCCAGCCAGATCGGCCTGACGCCGGCGAAAGACGGCCTGTTCGTGGAAGATAAAGACTCGCCTTACGTCAACCTGCTGGTTGCGCGCGAAGATAACAAAGATGCGGAAAACGTGAAGAAATTCGTGCAGGCCTATCAGTCTGACGAAGTGGACGCCGCCGCCAACAAAATCTTCAACGGCGGGGCGGTGAAAGGCTGGTAA
- the rcsF gene encoding Rcs stress response system protein RcsF, with the protein MRVLPLCLLALALAGCSSQRIAPSSTNSTSKPTTTAPAKTTPAARPAPVKLYKSAEELVGKPFRDLGEVSGESCQTTVQDSPPNLATARKRMQIRASYMKANAVLLHDCQIVSGVAGCYQQAVCQGSALNVSSK; encoded by the coding sequence ATGCGTGTTTTACCTCTCTGTTTGTTAGCGCTCGCGCTGGCCGGATGTTCATCGCAACGTATCGCGCCGTCCTCAACAAACAGCACCAGCAAGCCGACCACCACCGCCCCGGCCAAAACTACGCCGGCCGCCCGCCCCGCTCCGGTAAAACTGTACAAAAGTGCAGAAGAGCTCGTGGGCAAGCCGTTCCGCGATCTGGGTGAAGTGTCTGGCGAATCGTGCCAAACCACCGTACAAGACTCCCCACCGAATCTGGCCACCGCCCGTAAACGCATGCAAATCCGCGCGTCTTACATGAAGGCCAATGCCGTGCTGCTGCACGACTGCCAGATCGTCAGCGGCGTCGCCGGTTGTTACCAGCAGGCCGTCTGCCAGGGCTCGGCGCTTAACGTCTCGTCCAAATGA
- the tsaA gene encoding tRNA (N6-threonylcarbamoyladenosine(37)-N6)-methyltransferase TrmO — MTEFVFEQIGVIRSPYKEKFAVPRQPGLVEDGGGELLLLPPYNQAEAVRGLSDFSHLWVMFIFHQTLEGGWRPTVRPPRLGGNARMGVFATRSTFRPNPLGMSLIELKGVRVKNGEVTLELGSLDLVDGTPVVDIKPYLPFAESQPQARAGFAQAAPAGDMPVRFAPQAEQQLQQHQARYPQLRRFISQVLAQDPRPAYRKGEGVERDYAVWLLDFNVRWRVVDGHTEVLALDPR, encoded by the coding sequence ATGACCGAATTCGTTTTCGAGCAGATCGGCGTGATCCGCTCGCCGTATAAAGAAAAATTCGCCGTTCCCCGCCAGCCGGGGCTGGTCGAAGACGGTGGCGGCGAACTGCTGCTGTTGCCGCCCTACAACCAGGCGGAGGCGGTACGCGGCCTCAGCGATTTCAGCCATCTGTGGGTGATGTTCATTTTCCATCAAACCCTGGAAGGCGGCTGGCGGCCGACGGTGCGTCCGCCGCGTTTAGGCGGCAATGCCCGCATGGGCGTGTTCGCCACCCGCTCCACCTTCCGGCCCAACCCGCTCGGCATGTCCCTGATCGAACTGAAAGGCGTGCGGGTAAAAAACGGCGAAGTGACGCTGGAGCTGGGCAGCCTCGATCTGGTCGACGGTACCCCGGTGGTAGACATCAAGCCGTATCTGCCGTTCGCCGAAAGCCAGCCGCAGGCCCGCGCCGGCTTTGCCCAGGCCGCGCCCGCCGGCGACATGCCGGTACGTTTCGCGCCACAGGCCGAGCAGCAGCTGCAGCAACATCAGGCGCGTTACCCGCAATTAAGGCGTTTTATCAGCCAGGTGCTGGCGCAAGACCCCCGTCCCGCCTATCGTAAAGGAGAGGGCGTCGAACGGGATTACGCTGTCTGGCTGCTGGATTTCAACGTGCGCTGGCGCGTCGTGGATGGTCATACCGAAGTGTTGGCGCTCGACCCGCGTTAA